Proteins from one Syntrophorhabdaceae bacterium genomic window:
- a CDS encoding DUF935 family protein: MERIARPVTDEIATVEKDIFQDYMGKVQLNPDRVLRSESGGKGIELYEDLLRDDQVGSNLNTRKLAVVGKEWEVIPASGKREDRKIADYVREVLLACNYDDARKSLLSGIVLGFKPAEVMWEYSEGQVWIREIIARASRRFVFDLSRNLRLLMPRNMVEGEALPPRKFLVYTFASDNGSPYGDGLGRLLYWPVWFKKNAVRFWMIFADKFGSPTALGKYPPGTPQAQQDELLRAIDAIQQESAIKIPDNVEIAFLEAQRSGSINTYESLCNFMNRAISKVILGQTLTTEMGDEGGSYAASQTHNDVRSDYTRADADSLSMALNSQLVRWIVDYNFPEPAGGRGMNRYPKVWVRTVEEQDLKALAERDRMIVVDMGLPVTRKYFYDTYGISEPEEGEKLIKAVSSL; the protein is encoded by the coding sequence ATGGAACGTATCGCCAGACCTGTAACCGATGAGATCGCCACCGTGGAAAAGGATATTTTCCAGGACTACATGGGAAAGGTCCAGTTGAACCCGGACAGGGTGCTCAGGTCCGAGTCCGGCGGCAAGGGAATCGAGCTTTACGAGGACCTCCTGCGCGACGACCAGGTGGGCTCCAACCTCAATACCCGCAAGCTCGCCGTGGTGGGAAAAGAATGGGAGGTCATACCGGCAAGCGGAAAGCGTGAGGACCGGAAAATTGCCGATTACGTGCGAGAGGTCCTCCTTGCCTGCAACTATGACGACGCAAGGAAGAGCCTTCTTTCCGGAATCGTCCTGGGGTTCAAGCCCGCGGAGGTGATGTGGGAATATTCCGAGGGCCAGGTATGGATCAGGGAGATCATCGCCAGGGCTTCGAGGCGGTTCGTCTTCGACCTCTCCCGCAATCTCCGGCTCCTCATGCCGCGGAACATGGTGGAGGGGGAGGCCCTTCCCCCGCGGAAATTCCTTGTCTACACCTTCGCCTCCGACAACGGCTCGCCCTACGGCGACGGTTTGGGAAGGCTCCTTTACTGGCCCGTCTGGTTCAAGAAGAATGCGGTCAGGTTCTGGATGATCTTTGCCGATAAGTTCGGCAGCCCCACGGCTTTGGGCAAGTACCCTCCCGGCACGCCCCAGGCCCAGCAGGACGAGCTTCTTCGCGCGATAGACGCCATACAGCAGGAATCTGCCATCAAGATACCCGATAATGTGGAGATCGCCTTCCTGGAGGCCCAGCGCTCCGGCTCGATCAATACCTACGAGAGCCTCTGTAATTTCATGAACCGTGCCATCAGCAAAGTGATTCTCGGCCAGACCTTGACCACCGAAATGGGCGACGAGGGCGGATCCTATGCCGCATCGCAGACCCACAACGACGTGCGGTCCGATTATACCAGGGCCGATGCGGATAGCCTGTCCATGGCCCTCAACAGCCAGCTCGTCCGCTGGATCGTGGACTACAATTTCCCTGAACCCGCGGGTGGACGCGGCATGAACCGCTATCCGAAGGTCTGGGTAAGGACGGTGGAGGAGCAGGATCTCAAGGCCCTCGCCGAGAGGGACAGGATGATCGTGGTCGATATGGGCCTGCCCGTGACGAGGAAATACTTCTACGATACTTACGGCATCAGCGAGCCGGAAGAGGGTGAAAAATTAATAAAGGCAGTCTCTAGTCTATAG
- a CDS encoding capsid cement protein, which yields MIGQTTVLEKSVKCTAAIAAAYTIGKFGADDDTMSLAAAAADSLMGVFQHTTSNPGEEVHVMLQGVTRVKLGGAVTRGAPLTSDASGQAVAAAPAAASNARIIGIALANGASGDIIPMLLAQSVMQG from the coding sequence ATGATCGGACAGACTACAGTTTTGGAAAAATCGGTAAAATGCACGGCGGCCATAGCCGCAGCCTATACCATCGGAAAGTTCGGCGCCGACGACGATACCATGTCCCTCGCCGCGGCCGCCGCTGATTCCCTGATGGGCGTCTTCCAGCATACTACATCGAATCCGGGCGAAGAAGTCCACGTCATGCTCCAGGGGGTGACCAGGGTAAAGCTCGGCGGCGCCGTCACAAGGGGAGCACCCCTCACCTCGGACGCCTCAGGCCAGGCCGTAGCAGCCGCCCCCGCAGCGGCAAGTAATGCCCGGATAATAGGCATAGCCCTCGCGAACGGAGCCTCGGGAGACATAATCCCCATGCTCCTCGCCCAATCGGTAATGCAAGGATAG
- a CDS encoding DUF1320 domain-containing protein, with amino-acid sequence MSYSTVEDLKELIPEEMLIQLTDDESTGSIALSRVTEAIAQADAEINSYCASKYAVPFLNVPETVKKCSVDLAIYNLYSRRVERMPETRTDRYRNAVRLLEGIARGTVSIGVDPEPVASGGGDRIESSKAEDDRTVTAAKIGGY; translated from the coding sequence ATGAGCTATTCCACTGTTGAGGACCTGAAGGAGCTTATCCCCGAAGAGATGCTCATCCAGCTTACGGACGACGAATCTACCGGCTCGATCGCCTTAAGCAGGGTAACTGAGGCCATTGCCCAGGCTGACGCGGAGATCAACTCCTATTGCGCCTCCAAGTATGCCGTACCTTTCCTGAACGTGCCGGAGACCGTAAAAAAGTGCTCCGTCGATCTCGCGATCTATAACCTTTACAGCCGGCGGGTGGAGAGAATGCCCGAGACCAGGACGGACCGTTATCGTAACGCGGTCCGCCTTCTCGAGGGTATTGCCCGGGGCACGGTCTCAATAGGCGTGGACCCGGAGCCAGTGGCGTCAGGAGGGGGCGACCGGATCGAAAGCTCGAAGGCAGAAGACGACCGAACGGTCACGGCGGCGAAGATCGGGGGCTACTGA
- a CDS encoding phage protein Gp37: MNFVDVERAITTAVRDALPYVRTVETYAGQLEGEFEALALPFPAIFVVYGGSFFEWVDGRSYSEMSEFSIIVAAKDLKSSGNLRNGEHGCYRMIADVLAALAHKNLGLAAIEPIKPISVSLKSISKTAAAYEIDFRTRFDIDFSESGS; this comes from the coding sequence ATGAATTTTGTCGACGTGGAAAGGGCGATCACCACCGCCGTGAGGGATGCGCTGCCTTATGTGAGGACGGTGGAGACTTACGCGGGGCAGCTCGAAGGCGAGTTCGAGGCGCTGGCCCTGCCCTTTCCTGCAATCTTCGTCGTCTATGGCGGTTCATTTTTTGAGTGGGTTGACGGCCGGAGTTACAGCGAGATGTCCGAATTCTCGATCATCGTGGCGGCAAAAGACTTGAAAAGCAGCGGGAATCTCCGCAACGGGGAGCATGGCTGCTACCGTATGATTGCGGACGTGCTCGCGGCCCTGGCACATAAAAATTTAGGCCTTGCGGCTATCGAGCCCATAAAACCCATCAGCGTCTCCCTTAAATCGATCTCAAAAACCGCGGCCGCCTACGAGATAGATTTTCGCACCCGGTTTGACATCGATTTCAGCGAGTCCGGGAGCTGA